In the Nerophis lumbriciformis linkage group LG18, RoL_Nlum_v2.1, whole genome shotgun sequence genome, ACAAACTACAGTCCATGTTAAAAACGACTTTAACATAGTTAGACGTTGTTGTTTTAAACAAAAAACTGCACAGTATACATTAATAATGCTTTGTTTACTTAATTGACACTATAGTCTAGGTTAAAAAGAGTATATTATAACTACTGGTATGTtaaaaacagcattattcacattttagATGATAACTACATTGTTTACCTAAAAACTATAGTCTTGAGTTAGAAATGACAGTCTacaattaacattttatttttacatagtgCATAGTCACCATTCTAAACTATTTAGACCACATTAGAAAAGTACACTGATTCAAAAGGGCAAAGTTCCAAATGTATTCCAAATAAATagtgtaaaaatatcaataattgaaCCTATTTTTATTTGAGCGTGTATTGTACGTGACTCTTGACCTGAGACTTGAACCTTGCACGGCCTTTACCTGAGAACTAACCACCAATGACACTTTGCCGACGTGTTGGTGTGCAAAGTGTTTGTTTCATTTGTGCCATCTTTTGCTTCACCTCCAATCAGCTGCCAGTAAAGCGATGACATCATCATGATGTCAGGAAGCGCTGTGACCTTATTATGATGTCGGAGAGTTGGAGTCCAAAAGAGTCATGGGGTTTCCCGTGAGtttccctcctcctcctctctgttGTGTCCTTATATGGTCAGTAGCTGCAGGATCCCCCTGTCACATGCTCCTTACTCAGCTGTTGCCATGGTGATGTGTGAGTCTAATACAACTATTTACACTTGAGGCGACCCTTcagaatcatcatcatcatgtctaGCTAGTTGCTAACCTGCTTCACTGGATGTTTACATATCTGCAATGTGCTAACACCGATGCTAACTTACCTGGCTAGCTGCTAATGTTGATACTAGTATGCCTTATTGTGGTGTTGGCATGTCAGTGCTAAGAGAATGCTAACTTACCCGGCTAGCTGCTAATGTTGATACTAGTATGCCTTATTGTGTATTGGCATGTCTGTGCTAAGACAATGCTAACTTACCTGGTTAGCTGCTAATGTTGATACTAGTATGCCTTATTGTGGTGTTGGCATGTCTGTGCTAAGAGACCATGCTAACTTACCTGGATAGCTGCTAATGTTGATACTAACATGCCTTATTGTGGTGTTGGCATGTCAGTGCTAAGACAATGCTAACTTACCTGGCTAGCTGCTAATGTTGATACTAGTATGCCTTATTGTGGTGTTGGCATGTCAGTGCTGAGACCATGCTAACTTACCTGGCTAGCTGCTAATGTTGATACTAGTATGCCTTATTGTGGTGTTGGCATGTCTGTGCTAAGAGACCATGCTAACTTACCTGGCTAGCTGCTAATGTTGATACTAACATGCCTTATTGTGGTGTTGGCATGTCAGTGCTAAGACAATGCTAACTTACCTGGCTAGCTGCTAATGTTGATACTAGTATGCCTTATTGTGGTGTTGGCATGTCAGTGCTGAGACCATGCTAACTTACCTGGCTAGCTGCTAATGTTGATACTAGTATGCCTTATTGTGGTGTTGGCATGTCTGTGCTAAGAGACCATGCTAACTTACCTGGCTAGCTGCTAATGTTGATACTAACATGCCTTATGAGGTGTTGGCATTTCTGCTATGTGCTAACAGTAATGCTAACTTACCTGGCTAACATTGATACCAACATGCCTAATGGGGTGTTTGCATGTCTGCTATGTACTAATGCTAACTTACCTGGCTAGCTGCAAACGTTAATACGATATGCCTCAATGTGCTAACATTGAGGCTAACTTACCTTGTTAGCTGTTAACGCCGATACATACATGCCTCATAGTGTGTTGTCTACTACATGCTAACACTGATGCTAACTTGCTTGGCTAGCTGCTAACTGATACTACAGGCCCCATAGTGTGTTGGCATGTCTGCTATACGCTAACATGAATGCTAACATACCTTACGATCTGCTAATGTTGAACCAACATGCCTCACGTGGGTTGACCTTTCTGTTATGTGCTAACACTGACGTCGACTTACCTCGCTAGCTGCGAATATTGATACTAACATGCCTTATGGGGTGTTGGCATGTCTGCTATGTGCTAATGCTAACTCACCTGGCTAGCTGCTAACGTTGATACGAACATGCCAATAATGACGTGTTGGCATGTCTGCTATGTGCTAACACTGATGCTAACTTACATGGCTAGCTGCTAACACTGATACAAACACACCTTATTGGGTGTTAGCATTTGTGCTATGTGCTAACACTGATGCTAACTTACCTGGTTAGCTGCTAATGTTGATACTAACATGCCTATAATGACGTGTTGGCATGTCTGCTATGTGCTAACACTGATGCTAACTTACCTGGCTAGCTGCTAACATTGATACTAACATGCCTAATGGGGTGTTTGCATGTCTGCTATGTGCTAACACTGATGCTAACTTACCCGGCTAGCTGCTAATGTTGATACTAACATGCCTAATGGGGTGTTTGCATGTCTGCTATGTGCTAACAGTGATGCCAACTTACCTGGCTAGCTGCTAATGTTGATACTAACATGCCTTATGGGGTGTTTGCATGTCTGCTATGTGCTAACACTGATGCTAACTTACCTGTCTAGCTGCTAATGTTGATACTAACATGCCTAATGGGGTGTTTGCATGTCTGCTATGTGCTAACACTAATGCTAACTTACCTGGCTAGCTGCTAATGTTGATACTAGCATGCCTAATGGGGTGTTTGCATGTCTGCTATGTGCTAACACTGATGCTAACTTACCTGGCTAGCTGCTAATGTTGATACTAGCATGCCTAATGGGGTGTTTGCATGTCTGCTATGTGCTAATGCTAACTCACCTGGCTAGCTGCTAACGTTAATACGAACATGCCTATAATGACGCGTTGGCATGTCTGCTATGTGCTAACACTGATGCTAACTTGATGGCACAAATGAAGAACAGACGCCGACACAGCAGATTGTAaacacttttgtttattttacattAGAACAATGTAATCCGATTACTTGAAAGTAGTGTAACTCATTACATGTACGCTACACTGTCGCCACGCCATCCCCAAGGAGGCGTGTCTTGTTGAGTGAGCTTGTCAGCTTAGCATCAAGTCGCCCGACACATCAGTCACATGATCTGTCCATCCGGCGCCACGCAGGACACGAAGCATCGCTGTCGGACCTCCGAAAACCTGGCGAGCGCGAGCTCCGCCTCGTTCTTGGTCTGGATCGTTTGGCCCCGCCTCTTGGCGGTGTGATGGGGCCAGTTCAGCGGTCCATCAGGTCGACCCGGGGGACCCACTGGTTTTTGCCGCGGCTATCCTCGCAGAAGCTGATGACGTCATGGAGGGCGGGGCACTCCAGCGGTTGCATGGGCGGGCTCTGCACACAAAACACACGTCAGCACGGTGACGTCAGACGAGGCGGGCGCAATGACGTACCGTAACCAGGATGCAGTGCAGGTCGCGAGGTTCGCTGTCGTCGTCATCGATCAGCTGCGCGAGACGCGTGACCCCCGCCAAGCGCACCATGTTGACGTCATAGTCGCGACAGAAGGCCTGGAGCAGCGTGAAGTGGATCTGGAGAGCGACGTCATCCTCGTCCTCCACGTCAGCCGCCAGCACGCACAGACGCACGCTGTCTGGGTCCCTGCGTGGCGCGAAACAGGCAGCACGGGTTCAAGCCACTGTGCGTGCGCGCGTGTGGATGCGTCATGCGCGCGCGCTACTTACGCGTTCATGAGCTTGGCGGACTCGTACACGCCCACGGTGAGAGACTCGCGCAGCCGGGCCGACACCAGGACCTCCTCAAGCGCGCGCCCCAGCTGCTCCATCctgcgcgtgcacgcgcacagGCGGTGAGAATGACGCACGCAACAattaacaagaagaagaagaagaaaagtgtAAGTTTACTTGTCGCTGCTGACGGAGACGTCCTCCAGAGTCATGGTGACGTCACTGACGAAATCCccgccacacacaaaaaaagaagatCCACTTAAAAGTCTTCCACGGAGCCACACTCCGGTAAGGTTCGGTAAAATCCAATAAGGTCCAGGTGGTTCGGAGATGAAGAGTGGTTCCGTCTCTCGGAACATCTCCGCATTTATACGCGTCCTTACAGGTGGGCGTGGCTTGCGCTGACACACCGCCCTGTGATTGGTCGAGGATTCCCCCCGCACTGCGCGTCATTGGCTGAGCGCGTGAGTGAAACTGCGCATGCACGTGGGCGGTTTCGGAGAATCccctccaacacacacacacgcacacacacacaccccattaAATTAAttgaattatatattttattacatcttttcagtactttttaaattaattatttagcCTCatatttctattctattatacaattaaataggtgtgtatttGTTAGGGCCAGTGCATATGGATGAACAGATGTAAATATGCCGGAATAtcgcatataaatacatattatcaaaaaaaatatataacaaaaataaagtaaacTAAACcgttttaagtgtgtgtgtgtgtg is a window encoding:
- the LOC133617937 gene encoding growth arrest and DNA damage-inducible protein GADD45 beta-like; this encodes MTLEDVSVSSDKMEQLGRALEEVLVSARLRESLTVGVYESAKLMNADPDSVRLCVLAADVEDEDDVALQIHFTLLQAFCRDYDVNMVRLAGVTRLAQLIDDDDSEPRDLHCILVTSPPMQPLECPALHDVISFCEDSRGKNQWVPRVDLMDR